CAGCACGAGCGAGACGGCTTCGGGAATCGTCATGAAGTACCGCACCATGTCGCGATGCGTAATCGTGACGGGCCCGCCGGACTGCACCTGCGCCTTGAAGATCGGCACCACGCTTCCCCGACTCCCGAGTACGTTGCCGAAACGGACCGAAACGAATTCCGTCGCCGAACCGCCGGCGAAAGACTGACAGATGAGCTCCGCCATTCGCTTGGTGGCGCCCATGACGCTCGACGGGTTCACCGCCTTGTCGGTGGAGAGCAGGATGAATTTGGCGGCGCCCGAAGCCGCAGCCGCGAGCGCCACCACCTTGGTGCCGAAAACATTGTTGCGAATGGCTTCGCAAACGTTGTCTTCGACGATCGGCACGTGCTTGTGGGCCGCGGCGTGGAGCACCACGCGCGGCTTATACGTGCTGAAGACATGGCGGATCGCACCGACGTCGGCGACGTCCGCCAATACCATTCTGCTCCGGCAGAACTTGTAGGTCTCGTGCAATTCGCGCTCGATCGAGAACAGGCTGTTCTCGCCGTGGCCGAGGAGCACGAGCAGCGCCGGGTCGAACGCCGCGATCTGCCGGCAAATTTCCGAGCCGATCGAGCCGCCGGCTCCGGTAACGAGGACGACTTGGCCCTCCAAATGCGGGCGAATCCCGGCCGTGTCGATCACGACCGGTTCGCGGTGGAGCACGTCCTCGAGCCGAATGTCGCGCATGCGTGAAACGGTGACGCGATCGGATAGAACGTCGGCTGCATCCGGCACGACGGTGACGCTGGGCCGGCGCTCGGCCGGGACGTGCGTGCACAGCTCCTTGATCTCGTTGATCAGCCAGAGCGGCGCGGCCACGATCGCCACGATCACCGTATCGACCGCGTGCTTGCGCAGCAGCTCCGGCAATTGATGCAGTTTCCCCAGCACGCGCACGCCGTCGACGCGCCGTTCGGACACTCCGTCTTCGACACAGCCCACGACGCGCATCGCGACGCGCCGGTCTTCGAAGATCGACTTGGCGATTTGATGCGCGGCGATGCCGTGCCCGACGATGAGCACGCGTTTGGCCTCCGGCCGCTGGTTTTGCCACCATATCCGCAAGACGACCAGACCGATCCGCGAAAACATGCGCAACACGAACGATAGTGTCGCGACGATGATCACCAAGCGCCCCGATGCGGTCTGCAGCGGCGTCGGAAGCACCTCGCAGAGGAGCGCCAAGACGGCGCCGGCAGTGGCTCCGACGAGCAGCCGCACGACGTCGTAAAAATCGAACGTGCGCGCGCTTTCGTAGCGAAACTGGACGTAGCAGCCGCTCACCAGGAAGATCGCGCCGATCATACCGAGTTGTTCCGGCGATGCCGAATGGATATCGCCTACGATCGGGGCCAGCAGCAGGGCGATTCCGATCAAGGCGCAGTCGGCGATGAGCAGGGCCGCGCGGAGCAACGGCCGGATCGCCCGCGGACGTCCGTTGAGAGTCGACATCACGGCTCCATCCTAGATTTTGTGGTTACCGGGGACGAGATTCAGGGCGCTCATGGCCTTTGGGGCAGTCGGCCCCCCGCGCGGGGTCCTTCTGCCGTAGCGCCGCTTCGTATTGCGAAGGCACGATGACCGAGATGAATCCGCTCGCTCGCGCCGTGACCGACGTGCGTGCCCTTCTTCGGCTGCTGCAAACCGAGTTGGGAGACGCCCGCCAGCGGGCAGCGCTGCCCGGGATCACCTACGCATCGCATACGATCATCCGCGGCGCCGACCGCATCCGCACGGGACGCAACGTCTTCCTCGATCACGGAGCCTATCTCAACCCGAGCACCGTCAACGACCGGCGCGGCTTCATCGAGATCGGTGACGACGTCGAAATCGGACCGTACAGCGTTCTGTGGGGCGGCGGCGGTTTGACGATCGGAAACAACGTGCACCTCGGCGCGCACGTCCACATTACGACGCAGCAAGGCCGCCCCGTCGATTCCACCAAGCGCGGGCCGCTGATCGTGGACGTCGCTCCCGTCGTGATCGGAAACGACGTTCTGATCTATTCCGGCGCCATCATCGTCCCGGGCGTGCGCATCGGCGACGGCGCAAGCGTTGCCGCGGGCGCGGTCGTCGTCCGCGACGTACCAGCCGGTGCGCGCGTCGGCGGCGTGCCGGCGCGCGTGCTATCGGCCGAGCGCCGGCGGGAGATCTTGCCGCGATTCGACCACGTGAAAATGGCGGTCGAGTCCGGTCACCGAGAGGATCTTTCGTAGCACCGGAAGCGGGACGACCAGATAGATCTCACTGCCCGAAGGCCGCAGACTGCGTCGCAGACGGGCCAGCGCGTTGATCGCGGAGGAATCCATGAATCGCAGCGCGCTCATGTCGATGACGACGATGGGCGCGTGGCGCAGTTCTTCCAGAGCGGTCGCAAACGACGCCGCGTTCGAGAGGTCGATCTCGCCGGAAACTTCGAGGAGCGGGTGCCCTCCGATCTCACCGTGGGTGAACCGCGCTAGTGGCCCGCGCGTCAATTGCGCGCGTCCAACCGGCCGGCGTCGGCTTGCGCGAGCAACTCGATCAGTACCGTACGCCTCGCATCCACCGGTGCTTTGTTGTAGCGCTCGAACGTCGCCCCGAGCAGTTGTGCCAGGCCCTCATAGACCAATGCCTGCGACTCGGCTGACGCCGGCGCCCGGCTCGGATTGGTCGAGCGCAGATCGCCGTCGATCCGTCCGCGGTCGATCAGGCGCAGCAGCGTGCTCTCGCACGAAGGACGCCGGTAGAGGTTGCGTCGCGAGCGCACGCCGGGAAACGCGGCCCGCTCGCGGGTGATGAATCCGAGATCGTCGAGCGCCGAGAGCGCTTCGAAGACCATCGACGAGCTATAGAGACCCAGGTCCTCGCGGATTTGGTCGATGGTCGGACTGCACGCCCCGGCCGGATCGGAGAGCATGGTCAAGTACACGTACATGCTCACCTGGCGCGGATTGAGGACGTGAAACAAAAAACCACTCCACCACGCGGGGATCAAAGCCATAGGAGCGCACACATGCTCTGCGCCGTCTTGGGGCGGTTTTTCCACTGGGTCGCTCGTTTGGAATTCCTCCGGCTGGAAGCCTGCGCGGCGTATGGTCCAGAAATCTGGAGGTAAATTCTGCCGCAGCGGCCGGGCGCTTCAAACCAGGCTTTTCGGGGTATCGCGCGCGCGGCCGGAAAACCCGGGAAACTCCTTGGAAAAAAAGAGGCCGGCGCTAGGCCGGCATGTCTTTCTTTTGCTCTTGATAGATCAGCGTCGGCGGATCTTTTTTCTCGATCACGTCTTTGTTGATGATACACTTCTTGACCCCCTGTAACGAGGGAAGGTCGTACATCACGTCGAGCATCGTCTCTTCGAGAATCGAACGCAATCCGCGCGCCCCGGTCTTACGGCTCTGCG
Above is a window of Candidatus Baltobacteraceae bacterium DNA encoding:
- a CDS encoding nucleoside-diphosphate sugar epimerase/dehydratase; this translates as MSTLNGRPRAIRPLLRAALLIADCALIGIALLLAPIVGDIHSASPEQLGMIGAIFLVSGCYVQFRYESARTFDFYDVVRLLVGATAGAVLALLCEVLPTPLQTASGRLVIIVATLSFVLRMFSRIGLVVLRIWWQNQRPEAKRVLIVGHGIAAHQIAKSIFEDRRVAMRVVGCVEDGVSERRVDGVRVLGKLHQLPELLRKHAVDTVIVAIVAAPLWLINEIKELCTHVPAERRPSVTVVPDAADVLSDRVTVSRMRDIRLEDVLHREPVVIDTAGIRPHLEGQVVLVTGAGGSIGSEICRQIAAFDPALLVLLGHGENSLFSIERELHETYKFCRSRMVLADVADVGAIRHVFSTYKPRVVLHAAAHKHVPIVEDNVCEAIRNNVFGTKVVALAAAASGAAKFILLSTDKAVNPSSVMGATKRMAELICQSFAGGSATEFVSVRFGNVLGSRGSVVPIFKAQVQSGGPVTITHRDMVRYFMTIPEAVSLVLQAMSMGMDGEVFVLDMGLPIRILDLAEQVVRLSGLEPYRDIDIVESGVRPGEKLFEEILTDGEGFTRTAHERLFIAKQERLDYAHLNEGVDRLRAAVRRYDTAGAIATLREFVPEYTPLVHAKPAPDREGAQVPAQQRFVRVERAEIAPVMTTRIEAT
- a CDS encoding acyltransferase: MTEMNPLARAVTDVRALLRLLQTELGDARQRAALPGITYASHTIIRGADRIRTGRNVFLDHGAYLNPSTVNDRRGFIEIGDDVEIGPYSVLWGGGGLTIGNNVHLGAHVHITTQQGRPVDSTKRGPLIVDVAPVVIGNDVLIYSGAIIVPGVRIGDGASVAAGAVVVRDVPAGARVGGVPARVLSAERRREILPRFDHVKMAVESGHREDLS
- a CDS encoding STAS domain-containing protein; the encoded protein is MTRGPLARFTHGEIGGHPLLEVSGEIDLSNAASFATALEELRHAPIVVIDMSALRFMDSSAINALARLRRSLRPSGSEIYLVVPLPVLRKILSVTGLDRHFHVVESRQDLPPALGR